A single Macaca mulatta isolate MMU2019108-1 chromosome 11, T2T-MMU8v2.0, whole genome shotgun sequence DNA region contains:
- the NACA gene encoding nascent polypeptide-associated complex subunit alpha isoform X4, with translation MFGEGCCCVSPLSNPAWSLRLSDFKLECVLGGMLYQVGLHNSPFFSSPPPFFISFCLSPAVLPMSSALSVTAALGQPGQTLPPPCSPAPQQCPLSTANQAAPFPSPSTIASTPFEVPFTQSSSGTALPLGTAPEAPTFLPNLIGPPISPAALALASPMIAPTLKGTPSSSAPLALVALAPHSVQKSSAFPPNLPSSPPSVAVAESGSVISLSAPIAPSEPKTNLIKVPSEVVPNPKGTPSPSCIVSTVPYHCVTPVASVQSGMASLPQTTPTTTLAITSLQVKDTTISSALTSPQNPGSLSLKGPVSPSAALPLSTQSLPVVTSSQKTVGPNTPPDFPIYLGSHLAPLYQSSFGSVQPLGQTSPSALTDPTVKTISIDHSSTGDSYPSQRSVIPPLPSRNEVVPATVAAFPVVAPSVDKGPSTITSITYSPSGSLNVATSSSLSPTTSLILKSSPNATHHYPLVAQMPVSSVGTTPLVVTNPCTIDAAATTFEVATCVSPPISSGPISNIEPTSPAALVMAPVAPKEPSTQVATTLRTPVSPPLPDPEDLKNLPSSVLVKFPTQKDLQTAPASPDGAAFSPAQAELTTKKDPTVLPLAQTVRKNSPSFQSTSSSPEISLSPETTVAKKSLEGPLPIVTAFPLQSADPAGVAPTTAKGTSTYTATASPFLEGTVSLAPENHPVKEAPADEDELPPLIPPEPISGGVPFQSVLVNMPTPKAAGIPVPTPSAKQPVMKNNKGSGTESDSDESVPELEEQDSTQATTQQAQLAAAAEIDEEPVSKAKQSRSEKKARKAMSKLGLRQVTGVTRVTIRKSKNILFVITKPDVYKSPASDTYIVFGEAKIEDLSQQAQLAAAEKFKVQGEAVSNIQENTQTPTVQEESEEEEVDETGVEVKDIELVMSQANVSRAKAVRALKNNSNDIVNAIMELTM, from the exons ATGTTTGGGGAAGGTTGTTGTTGCGTGTCACCTTTATCTAATCCTGCGTGGTCACTTAGACTGTCAGATTTTAAACTCGAGTGTGTCCTAGGAGGCATGTTGTACCAAGTTGGGCTGCATAACTCACCTTTTTTCTCCTCCCCCCCCCCTTTCTTTATCTCCTTTTGCCTTTCTCCAGCTGTGCTACCTATGTCTTCAGCCTTGAGTGTCACTGCTGCCTTAGGCCAGCCTGGACAAACCCTCCCCCCTCCTTGCTCTCCTGCCCCACAACAGTGCCCTCTGTCAACTGCTAACCAGGCTGCCCCATTCCCTTCCCCCTCTACTATTGCCTCGACCCCTTTTGAAGTTCCTTTTACCCAGTCATCCTCTGGAACAGCCCTACCTTTGGGAACTGCCCCTGAAGCCCCAACTTTCCTACCAAACCTAATAGGGCCTCCCATCTCCCCAGCTGCCTTAGCTCTGGCCTCTCCCATGATAGCTCCAACTCTGAAAGGGACGCCTTCCTCTTCAGCTCCCTTAGCTCTGGTTGCCCTGGCTCCCCACTCAGTTCAGAAGAGTTCTGCTTTTCCACCTAACCTTCCTTCTTCACCTCCTTCAGTGGCTGTAGCTGAGTCAGGGTCAGTGATATCACTGTCAGCTCCCATTGCTCCCTCAGAACCAAAGACTAATCTTATTAAAGTTCCCTCTGAGGTAGTCCCTAATCCAAAAGGCACCCCCAGTCCTTCATGTATAGTCAGTACCGTTCCTTACCACTGTGTGACTCCCGTGGCCTCTGTTCAATCTGGAATGGCCTCCCTTCCTCAGACAACACCCACAACTACCCTAGCTATCACTTCCCTTCAAGTCAAAGATACCACCATTTCCTCAGCTCTAACTTCTCCGCAAAACCCAGGAAGCCTCAGCCTAAAGGGGCCTGTTAGTCCATCTGCTGCCTTACCTCTTTCAACTCAGTCTCTTCCTGTGGTGACCTCTTCTCAAAAGACTGTGGGTCCCAACACTCCCCCAGATTTTCCCATTTATCTGGGCTCTCATCTTGCACCTTTGTATCAAAGTTCTTTTGGTTCTGTCCAACCTTTAGGTCAAACAAGTCCCAGTGCTTTGACAGACCCTACAGTGAAGACCATTTCTATAGATCATTCTTCCACTGGGGACTCTTATCCTTCTCAGAGATCTGTaattcctccccttccttccagaAATGAGGTAGTTCCTGCTACTGTGGCTGCCTTTCCAGTGGTGGCTCCATCTGTTGACAAAGGTCCCTCTACCATCACTAGCATAACCTACAGCCCTTCTGGCTCCTTAAATGTAGCTACCTCCTCTTCATTATCTCCTACGACCTCTCTCATTCTCAAAAGCTCTCCTAATGCCACTCATCATTATCCTTTAGTGGCCCAAATGCCTGTTTCTTCTGTTGGAACCACCCCACTTGTGGTGACTAACCCCTGTACAATTGATGCAGCAGCTACTACCTTTGAGGTAGCTACTTGTGTTTCTCCTCCAATTTCATCAGGTCCCATAAGTAATATAGAACCAACTTCCCCTGCTGCCTTGGTTATGGCACCTGTGGCTCCCAAAGAGCCTTCTACTCAAGTAGCAACCACTCTGAGGACACCAGTCTCTCCTCCTCTGCCAGACCCTGAAGACCTCAAAAATCTCCCCAGTTCAGTATTGGTTAAATTTCCAACACAAAAAGACCTCCAAACTGCACCTGCCTCTCCTGACGGAGCTGCTTTCTCTCCAGCCCAAGCAGAACTCACCACCAAGAAAGACCCTACTGTGTTACCATTAGCCCAGACAGTTCGTAAAAATTCCCCTTCTTTCCAAAGTACATCCTCTTCTCCAGAGATATCTCTTTCTCCTGAAACCACCGTAGCAAAGAAAAGCCTTGAAGGCCCTCTCCCTATAG TGACTGCATTTCCTTTGCAAAGTGCTGACCCTGCTGGGGTGGCTCCCACAACTGCCAAAGGTACCTCAACTTATACAGCTACAGCCAGCCCTTTTCTAGAAGGAACTGTCTCTTTAGCTCCTGAAAACCACCCAGTTAAGGAAG CCCCTGCTGATGAGGATGAGCTGCCGCCTCTGATACCCCCGGAACCAATCTCTGGGGGAGTGCCTTTCCAGTCAGTCCTCGTCAACATGCCCACCCCCAAAGCTGCTGGAATCCCTGTCCCAACCCCCTCTGCCAAGCAGCCTGTTATGAAGAACAACAAGG GGTCTGGAACAGAATCTGATAGTGATGAATCAGTACCAGAGCTTGAAGAACAGGATTCCACCCAGGCAACCACACAACAAGCCCAG CTGGCGGCAGCAGCTGAAATTGATGAAGAACCAGTCAGTAAAGCAAAACAGAGTCGGAGTGAAAAGAAGGCACGGAAG gcTATGTCCAAACTGGGTCTTCGACAGGTTACAGGAGTTACTAGAGTCACTATCCGGAAATCTAAGAATATCCTCTTTGTCATCACAAAACCAGATGTCTACAAGAGCCCTGCTTCAGATACTTACATAGTTtttggggaagccaag ATCGAAGATTTATCCCAGCAAGCACAACTAGCAGCTGCTGAGAAATTCAAAGTTCAAGGTGAAGCTGTCTCAAACATTCAAGAAAACACACAGACTCCAACCGTACAAGAGGAGAGTGAAGAGGAAGAG GTCGATGAAACAGGTGTAGAAGTTAAAGACATAGAATTGGTCATGTCACAAGCAAATGTGTCGAGAGCAAAGGCAGTCCGAGCCCTGAAGAACAACAGTAATGATATTGTAAATGCGATTATG GAATTAACAATGTAA
- the NACA gene encoding nascent polypeptide-associated complex subunit alpha isoform X6, which yields MPGEATETVPATEQELPQPQAETGSGTESDSDESVPELEEQDSTQATTQQAQLAAAAEIDEEPVSKAKQSRSEKKARKAMSKLGLRQVTGVTRVTIRKSKNILFVITKPDVYKSPASDTYIVFGEAKIEDLSQQAQLAAAEKFKVQGEAVSNIQENTQTPTVQEESEEEEVDETGVEVKDIELVMSQANVSRAKAVRALKNNSNDIVNAIMVSVQAFVP from the exons ATGCCCGGAGAAGCCACAGAAACCGTCCCTGCTACAGAGCAGGAGTTGCCGCAGCCCCAGGCTGAGACAG GGTCTGGAACAGAATCTGATAGTGATGAATCAGTACCAGAGCTTGAAGAACAGGATTCCACCCAGGCAACCACACAACAAGCCCAG CTGGCGGCAGCAGCTGAAATTGATGAAGAACCAGTCAGTAAAGCAAAACAGAGTCGGAGTGAAAAGAAGGCACGGAAG gcTATGTCCAAACTGGGTCTTCGACAGGTTACAGGAGTTACTAGAGTCACTATCCGGAAATCTAAGAATATCCTCTTTGTCATCACAAAACCAGATGTCTACAAGAGCCCTGCTTCAGATACTTACATAGTTtttggggaagccaag ATCGAAGATTTATCCCAGCAAGCACAACTAGCAGCTGCTGAGAAATTCAAAGTTCAAGGTGAAGCTGTCTCAAACATTCAAGAAAACACACAGACTCCAACCGTACAAGAGGAGAGTGAAGAGGAAGAG GTCGATGAAACAGGTGTAGAAGTTAAAGACATAGAATTGGTCATGTCACAAGCAAATGTGTCGAGAGCAAAGGCAGTCCGAGCCCTGAAGAACAACAGTAATGATATTGTAAATGCGATTATGGTAAGTGTTCAAGCCTTTGTTCCTTGA